The Scyliorhinus canicula unplaced genomic scaffold, sScyCan1.1, whole genome shotgun sequence genome window below encodes:
- the LOC119961536 gene encoding gastrula zinc finger protein XlCGF26.1-like: protein MEKLWECADCGKTYRFPSQLEVHRRSHTGERPFTCSQCRKGYRFPCELEIHQHSHTGERPFICSQCGQGFTRLSNLKRHERVHTGEKPFTCSQCGKALTDLSSLQSHQQIHTGEKPFTCSQCGEGFIDSSTLLKHQRIHTLERLFTCSQCGKGFMNSSTLLKHQRIHTGERPFNCSQCGKGFIDSSALRQHQRVHTGERPFTCSQCGKGFRDLSNLQIHQRVHTGERPFTCSLCGKGFTQSSSLQTHQRIHTGEKLFPCFQCGERFCDLSSLQTHQQIHTGKRPFTCSQCGKGFIDPSILQRHQRVHTGEKPFTCSLCGNGFTQLSSLQTHQRVHTGEFTCSVCGKGFTRSSSLLTHQLVHTDQRPFKCADCGKSFKCRKDLLTHQRIHTGERPFICLVCGKGFTLSSHRLSHQLVHTDQRPFKCADCEKSFKSRNSLLLHQRTHTGERPFTCLECGKRFNASSNLRAHRLVHSDQRPFKCADCEKSFKSRTELRAHQLTHTGEKPLTCSVCGKGFTQPSHLMTHQLVHSDQRPFKCADC from the exons atggagaaactgtgggaatgtgcggactgtgggaagacATACAGATTCCCATCTCAGCTGGaggttcatcgacgcagtcacactggggagaggccattcacctgctctcagtgtaggaagggatacagattcccatgtgagctggagattcatcaacacagtcacactggggagaggccattcatttgctctcagtgtgggcaagGATTCACTCGTTTATCCAACCTGAAGCGACACGAGcgtgttcacaccggggagaagccatttacctgctctcagtgtgggaaggcatTAACTGatttatccagcctgcagtcacaccagcaaattcacactggggagaagccattcacctgctctcagtgtggggagggattcattgattcatccaccttgctgaaacatcagcgaattcacactttggagaggctgttcacctgctctcagtgtgggaagggattcatgaaTTCATCCACCTTGctgaaacatcagcgaattcacactggggagaggccgttcaactgctctcagtgtgggaagggattcattgattcatccgctCTGCggcaacatcagcgagttcacactggggagaggccgttcacctgctctcagtgtgggaagggattccgtgatttatccaacctgcagatccatcagcgagttcacactggtgagcgcccgttcacctgctctctatgtgggaagggattcactcagtcatccagtctgcagacacaccagcgaattcacactggggagaagctgttcccctGCTTTCAGTGTGGTGAGAGGTTCTGTgatttatccagcctgcagacacaccagcaaattcacaccgggaagaggccgttcacctgctctcagtgtgggaagggatttattgatccatccatcctgcagagacaccagcgagttcacactggggagaagccattcacctgctccctctgtgggaatggattcacacagttatccagtctgcagacacaccagcgggttcacactggagag ttcacctgctctgtgtgtgggaagggattcactcggtcatcatctctcctgacacaccaacttgttcatactgatcagagaccgtttaaatgtgctgactgtggaaagagctttaaatgCAGAAAGGATTTATTGAcacatcaacgtattcacactggggagaggccattcatctgcttagtgtgtgggaagggattcactctgtcatcccaCCGCCTGTCacatcaacttgttcatactgatcagagaccttttaaatgtgctgactgtgagaagagttttaaaagcagaaatagtttactgttacatcaacgcactcacaccggggagaggccgttcacctgtctggaatgtgggaagagatttaatGCTTCGTCAAACCTCCGGGCCCACCGCCTGGTTCACTctgaccagagaccgtttaaatgtgctgactgtgagaagagctttaaaagcagaacagAATTACGGGCGCATCAACtcactcacactggagagaagccattgacctgctccgtgtgtgggaagggattcactcagccatcacACCTcatgacacaccaacttgttcattctgatcagagaccttttaaatgtgctgactgt